Proteins encoded in a region of the Inquilinus sp. KBS0705 genome:
- a CDS encoding TCR/Tet family MFS transporter, translating into MNKPVGEGKAALGFIFVTLFIDVLGLGIIIPILPKLLEQLGHIDLSMASQYSGYLTFTYASMQFVFAPVLGNLSDRFGRRPVLLLSLFGFGVDYLFMAFAPTIIWLFVGRFIAGIAGASTTTATAYIADVSTGDKRAANFGLIGAATGLGFILGIGMGGFLGTLNIKLPFMVAAGLAFLNAIYGYFILPESLSLENRRKFEWKRANPVGSLLRLRHYSRAVSTLITAYTLVYIGQKAIESTLPFYLLEKFKWSLHSISLLGIFIGVLIAGIQGGLVRWAIPKFGLKRNIMSGITFYGIGLILIAFNNTGWLMYLFMIPYCLGGIGGTALQGFISEHVPANEQGELQGALTSLSSVTNVVGPLIMTTLFHHFTIPGASVYFPGAPFLMGAILMAVSIILAYRSFKKKAPKKLLVQTTPGH; encoded by the coding sequence ATGAATAAACCTGTTGGTGAGGGCAAAGCTGCGTTAGGATTTATATTTGTTACTCTGTTTATTGATGTGCTTGGTTTAGGTATCATCATCCCTATTCTTCCAAAATTATTAGAGCAATTAGGGCATATCGACTTAAGTATGGCCAGTCAATACAGCGGCTACCTTACATTTACCTATGCATCTATGCAGTTTGTTTTTGCACCGGTATTGGGCAATTTAAGCGACAGATTTGGGCGCAGGCCGGTGTTGCTATTGAGTTTATTCGGTTTCGGGGTCGACTATTTGTTTATGGCCTTTGCTCCCACCATTATATGGCTTTTTGTAGGCCGTTTTATTGCGGGCATAGCTGGTGCAAGCACAACAACTGCCACTGCCTATATTGCCGATGTAAGCACCGGAGACAAGCGCGCTGCTAACTTTGGTTTAATTGGCGCGGCTACAGGACTCGGGTTTATATTGGGCATAGGTATGGGTGGCTTTTTGGGTACCTTAAATATAAAGCTGCCTTTTATGGTTGCCGCCGGTTTGGCATTTTTAAACGCCATATATGGTTACTTTATATTACCCGAATCATTATCATTAGAAAACCGCAGAAAATTTGAATGGAAACGCGCAAACCCTGTTGGGTCGTTGTTGCGTTTAAGGCATTACTCAAGGGCTGTAAGTACTTTAATTACTGCCTACACACTGGTTTATATTGGCCAAAAGGCTATTGAAAGTACCCTGCCTTTTTACCTGCTCGAAAAATTTAAATGGTCGTTACACAGTATAAGTTTACTGGGAATATTTATTGGCGTATTAATAGCCGGTATACAGGGCGGCCTGGTGCGCTGGGCCATACCAAAATTTGGGTTAAAGCGCAATATCATGTCGGGTATAACTTTTTATGGTATAGGCTTAATACTCATTGCCTTTAATAATACCGGCTGGTTAATGTATTTGTTTATGATCCCTTATTGCCTGGGGGGCATAGGCGGTACCGCGTTACAGGGCTTTATATCCGAACATGTACCCGCTAACGAACAAGGTGAGCTGCAGGGCGCGCTTACCAGCCTTTCAAGCGTTACCAATGTGGTGGGGCCATTGATCATGACTACCCTATTTCATCATTTTACCATACCCGGTGCTTCGGTTTATTTCCCCGGCGCGCCATTTTTAATGGGGGCTATTTTAATGGCAGTAAGTATTATTTTAGCCTATCGGAGCTTTAAAAAGAAAGCACCAAAAAAGTTATTGGTGCAAACTACTCCA